A window of the Brassica oleracea var. oleracea cultivar TO1000 chromosome C1, BOL, whole genome shotgun sequence genome harbors these coding sequences:
- the LOC106331952 gene encoding uncharacterized protein LOC106331952 encodes MPPRKRVVRTQAASASREGGDEHVPPPVPSIDQDALRQMVQDAARQAADEAVQQAVQEAARVAEHEVVRQMAAVQQGQQILPVQVMKQMKSVDLETFGGTVDPVQAYNWKHRLATCLQTINCPLRLCLNIAELYLCGDALVWWDGVQSMRAGDMTYEDFLIVFDKKYFPREALHQKKNAFEHLRQGTRSVREYEREFCQLRLFAGSNFDAEDLIRRFLDGMRVDLRGRCSMVTYTSLEDLVEKAAVQEACIAEEQKYSKAQPRIERTSESQNMTGDQSGTPSCARCHRYHFGDCVMCFACGRLGHVAKYCRFTRVDGTGTGQVTAPTTLEAASKNCYGCCQPGHIFRDCPRGGRVENPSPDKRQTITPRIFAARGNERVEPTDGFEFEDEFLVSGEEL; translated from the exons ATGCCGCCGCGTAAGAGAGTTGTTCGCACTCAGGCCGCTAGTGCTTCTCGAGAGGGTGGAGATGAGCATGTGCCGCCACCAGTTCCATCGATTGATCAGGATGCCCTTAGGCAGATGGTGCAGGATGCTGCCAGACAGGCCGCAGATGAGGCAGTTCAGCAAGCTGTCCAGGAGGCTGCTAGAGTAGCTGAACATGAAGTGGTTAGGCAGATGGCTGCAGTTCAGCAGGGTCAGCAGATTCTGCCAGTTCAG GTGATGAAACAGATGAAATCTGTGGATTTGGAGACTTTTGGGGGAACAGTAGACCCTGTTCAGGCCTATAATTGGAAGCATAGGCTAGCTACGTGTCTGCAGACTATCAATTGTCCGTTGCGCCTTTGCCTTAATATCGCAGAGTTGTATCTATGTGGGGATGCATTAGTATGGTGGGATGGAGTGCAATCGATGCGTGCTGGCGATATGACTTATGAGGATTTCCTCATTGTGTTCGACAAAAAGTATTTTCCCAGAGAAGCGTTGCACCAGAAGAAGAATGCTTTTGAGCATCTGAGGCAGGGTACTAGGAGTGTCAGAGAGTATGAGCGGGAGTTTTGCCAACTCCGCTTGTTTGCTGGTAGTAATTTTGATGCGGAGGACTTGATCAGGAGGTTCTTAGATGGGATGCGAGTTGATCTCCGCGGCAGGTGCAGTATGGTTACTTACACCAGCTTGGAGGATCTGGTAGAGAAAGCTGCTGTGCAGGAAGCATGTATTGCAGAGGAGCAGAAGTACTCTAAGGCCCAGCCTAGGATTGAAAGGACTTCAGAGTCACAGAACATGACAGGGGATCAGTCAGGAACACCCAGTTGTGCGCGCTGCCATCGCTACCATTTTGGAGACTGCGTCATGTGTTTTGCATGTGGGCGGTTAGGCCATGTGGCCAAGTATTGTCGATTTACGAGAGTGGATGGTACTGGTACCGGACAGGTTACAGCACCAACGACACTAGAAGCGGCTTCAAAGAACTGTTATGGTTGTTGCCAGCCTGGTCACATTTTCAGGGATTGCCCGAGGGGAGGACGTGTAGAGAATCCATCACCAGATAAGCGCCAGACTATCACACCACGTATATTTGCTGCAAGAGGCAACGAGAGAGTTGAGCCGACTGATG GATTTGAATTCGAGGACGAATTCCTTGTTAGTGGGGAAGAATTGTAA
- the LOC106331963 gene encoding uncharacterized protein LOC106331963 produces the protein MSAPVAHDVVSFKERATANQVKPHNDLLFIELTIQDIDVARVLVDTRCSANIIYKSTLERMEIDLCAVTEGPSPIFRLSGDATMTLGSINLLVKAGSVVKITEFLVVDRPTSYNVIIGTPWLNSMRAMPSTFHLCLKFPTPHGVKTIQGDHRMSQVCFADELKRKKFAIEASHKKKRKLTLDEGAPEQDSEVSWQSQRVEALEGKREPTCEPVISICLDESRP, from the coding sequence ATGTCCGCTCCAGTAGCTCACGATGTCGTCTCTTTCAAGGAAAGAGCAACGGCCAACCAGGTCAAACCTCACAACGATCTCCTTTTCATCGAACTGACCATCCAGGACATCGATGTAGCAAGAGTGTTGGTCGACACCAGATGCTCGGCCAACATTATCTATAAAAGCACCCTCGAGAGAATGGAAATCGACCTGTGCGCCGTCACGGAAGGTCCCAGTCCAATTTTCAGACTCTCGGGAGACGCTACTATGACCCTCGGCTCGATCAACCTCTTGGTTAAAGCTGGGAGCGTCGTAAAAATCACGGAATTCCTGGTCGTCGATCGCCCAACATCGTACAATGTAATCATTGGAACTCCATGGCTAAATTCCATGAGAGCGATGCCATCGACGTTCCACCTATGCCTTAAATTTCCAACCCCTCATGGAGTCAAAACAATTCAAGGAGACCACAGGATGTCACAAGTATGTTTCGCCGATGAGTTAAAAAGAAAGAAATTTGCGATCGAAGCTTCCCACAAGAAGAAAAGAAAGCTGACTCTCGACGAGGGCGCCCCAGAACAAGACTCGGAAGTCTCTTGGCAGTCACAGAGGGTCGAAGCTCTGGAAGGGAAGCGTGAACCAACTTGCGAACCGGTAATCTCGATCTGTCTCGACGAATCCCGCCCATAA